A stretch of the Actinoalloteichus fjordicus genome encodes the following:
- a CDS encoding YciI family protein → MKYILLAYTKVTDWDAVDVTSPEFQALCEFYAELGRELTESGELLATEGLDHPALSRTVRPQDGGPVAVDGPFAEAKEALASFSIIDVVDHERALTVAARIVDAVGDTVEVRPMSGIPSDAPAQA, encoded by the coding sequence ATGAAGTACATCCTGTTGGCCTACACGAAGGTGACGGACTGGGACGCGGTCGACGTGACCAGTCCCGAGTTCCAGGCCCTGTGCGAGTTCTACGCGGAGCTGGGCCGGGAACTGACCGAGAGCGGTGAACTGCTGGCGACCGAGGGCCTGGACCACCCCGCGCTGAGCAGGACCGTCCGCCCGCAGGACGGCGGCCCCGTCGCGGTGGACGGGCCGTTCGCCGAGGCCAAGGAGGCGCTGGCCAGCTTCTCGATCATCGACGTCGTCGACCACGAGCGGGCGCTGACCGTCGCGGCCAGGATCGTCGACGCCGTCGGCGACACGGTCGAGGTGCGCCCCATGTCCGGAATCCCGAGCGACGCCCCGGCGCAGGCCTGA
- a CDS encoding NAD(P)-dependent oxidoreductase: MKITVIGAAGMAGSRVVTEAVRRGHHVTAVIRSSRPDALPAEATLIRGDATDVEHLRSLLGGADAIVGATRPAPGEEDTVAATTSALLDAAAAAETRALLIGGAAPLLSPAGGLVFDDDRFVPSFVRPIAAASIVQWEVCRTHDADWVYLSPPAMLEPGVRTGAYRRGTTTLVVAADGTSRISAEDFAVAVVDELENPGPDRHITVGY, encoded by the coding sequence TTGAAGATCACCGTCATCGGAGCCGCCGGAATGGCGGGCTCCCGAGTCGTCACCGAAGCCGTGCGCCGAGGGCACCACGTCACCGCCGTCATTCGCAGCTCGAGACCGGACGCACTGCCCGCCGAGGCGACTCTCATCCGCGGCGATGCCACCGACGTCGAGCACCTGCGGAGCCTGCTCGGTGGCGCCGACGCGATCGTCGGCGCCACCCGCCCCGCTCCCGGCGAGGAGGACACCGTCGCCGCGACCACCTCGGCCCTGCTCGACGCCGCCGCAGCCGCCGAGACCCGTGCCCTGTTGATCGGCGGTGCCGCGCCCCTGCTGAGCCCGGCGGGCGGCCTGGTGTTCGACGACGACCGGTTCGTGCCGTCGTTCGTACGTCCGATCGCCGCAGCCAGCATCGTGCAGTGGGAGGTCTGCCGCACCCATGACGCCGACTGGGTCTACCTGAGCCCGCCTGCCATGCTCGAACCCGGCGTCCGGACCGGTGCCTATCGGCGTGGCACCACCACGCTCGTGGTGGCAGCAGACGGCACGTCCCGGATCTCGGCGGAGGACTTCGCCGTCGCCGTCGTCGACGAGTTGGAGAATCCCGGCCCGGATCGTCACATCACCGTCGGCTACTGA
- a CDS encoding TetR/AcrR family transcriptional regulator codes for MPRHAPDAQEILDVAHALVLRHGAAKASMNDIARAAGVSKGLLYLRFESRDELLDAMVTREFARLLHALRDAALADDRGGLLSQVYRHSASTLRDHPLLWTIWTEASSTPAGRVDARRAARVAARIAAGRRYLARLLDAGVLTGDLDGTLTEVLTTFTLGLSAASDDPEATVRGMAALVAGALEPPDADIGAGKDALTAFVDELLATTTEVTT; via the coding sequence ATGCCCCGACATGCTCCCGACGCGCAGGAGATCCTCGACGTCGCTCATGCCCTGGTGCTCCGGCATGGTGCGGCCAAGGCGTCGATGAACGACATCGCGCGAGCCGCCGGGGTGTCGAAGGGGCTGCTGTACCTGCGGTTCGAATCTCGGGACGAACTCCTGGACGCAATGGTGACCCGCGAGTTCGCCCGGCTGCTGCATGCCCTGCGCGACGCCGCCCTCGCCGACGACCGAGGCGGCCTGCTCTCCCAGGTCTACCGACACTCCGCGTCGACCCTGCGAGACCACCCGCTGTTGTGGACGATCTGGACCGAGGCCTCCTCGACTCCTGCTGGCCGGGTCGACGCCCGCCGGGCCGCCAGAGTGGCGGCGCGCATCGCGGCGGGGCGGCGCTACCTCGCTCGGCTTCTCGACGCCGGAGTGTTGACCGGCGATCTCGACGGCACCCTCACCGAGGTCCTGACCACCTTCACCCTGGGACTGTCCGCCGCCTCCGACGATCCCGAGGCGACGGTGCGGGGGATGGCCGCGCTGGTGGCAGGCGCACTGGAACCCCCCGACGCCGACATCGGCGCCGGAAAGGACGCGTTGACCGCATTCGTCGACGAACTGCTCGCCACCACCACGGAGGTCACGACGTGA
- a CDS encoding sensor histidine kinase: MTNRTGADPTPSRVALARPLLNAVAALVVIGVFWQPAIVDAPAPWSAVVGIVSASVAAAAMLARWRFPELSAAAAGVATIVASVLGVCQDPMLAAAWCLYPVALARSARARVLAFLVGAVLAVAMTTGIPGVGTDSTVQRLVIAAAALGAAWLSGVAVGRQIDTALEVERARAREQATRVQLDVARDVHDVVGHALGVIGAEAGVTRGLPDADEQELRDALGDIEGHARTALEEIQALVRSLRSGPDRGALLVAPDADGALTRLPSLIAATRAAGVAVDARIMVHDSVDEVVGMVATRIVQEALGNVVRHAPGAACTVELEQDGAEVVVRVRDDGPGAPEAATGGFGLAGMRERARLVGGTVTWRNRPDRGFDVEARLPSGGRP; encoded by the coding sequence ATGACGAACCGCACCGGCGCAGATCCCACCCCGAGCAGGGTGGCGCTCGCCCGTCCGCTGCTGAACGCGGTCGCCGCGCTCGTGGTCATCGGGGTGTTCTGGCAGCCCGCGATCGTCGACGCGCCTGCGCCGTGGTCGGCCGTCGTCGGAATCGTCTCGGCCTCGGTCGCGGCGGCGGCGATGCTGGCGCGTTGGCGGTTTCCGGAACTCTCCGCAGCGGCGGCGGGCGTCGCGACGATCGTGGCGAGCGTCCTCGGGGTGTGCCAGGACCCGATGCTCGCTGCGGCGTGGTGCCTCTATCCGGTCGCCCTCGCCCGGTCCGCCCGGGCCCGTGTCCTCGCGTTCCTCGTCGGTGCCGTCCTGGCCGTGGCGATGACGACGGGCATCCCTGGCGTGGGAACGGACAGTACGGTGCAGCGGCTGGTGATCGCAGCGGCGGCATTGGGTGCCGCCTGGTTGTCGGGGGTCGCGGTGGGCAGACAGATCGACACGGCATTGGAGGTCGAGCGCGCCCGAGCTCGCGAGCAGGCGACTCGGGTACAGCTCGACGTCGCCCGCGACGTGCACGACGTGGTGGGACACGCCCTCGGGGTGATCGGCGCCGAGGCCGGGGTGACCCGAGGCCTGCCCGACGCGGACGAGCAGGAGCTCCGCGATGCGCTGGGCGACATCGAAGGGCACGCCAGGACTGCGCTGGAGGAGATCCAGGCGCTGGTCCGTTCCCTGCGATCCGGTCCGGACCGAGGAGCACTCCTCGTGGCGCCGGACGCGGACGGCGCCCTGACGCGGCTCCCCTCGTTGATCGCCGCGACGCGTGCCGCCGGAGTCGCGGTCGACGCACGGATCATGGTGCACGATTCGGTCGACGAGGTGGTCGGCATGGTGGCCACCCGAATCGTTCAGGAGGCACTGGGCAACGTCGTGCGACATGCACCCGGCGCGGCCTGCACCGTGGAACTCGAGCAGGACGGTGCCGAGGTCGTGGTGCGCGTCCGCGACGACGGGCCCGGGGCGCCGGAGGCCGCGACGGGCGGCTTCGGGTTGGCGGGAATGCGGGAGCGGGCCCGACTGGTCGGCGGCACCGTGACGTGGCGGAACCGGCCGGATCGCGGATTCGACGTCGAGGCCAGGCTCCCGTCGGGAGGAAGGCCGTGA
- a CDS encoding ABC transporter ATP-binding protein codes for MIEAFQLSKHYQHTRAVDDVTFTVRPGRVTGFLGPNGAGKSSTLRMLLGLDAPTSGTALIKGTRYRDLRHPLHTVGALLDNAGPVPERRAIDHLAWIAQSNRLPRRRVSEVLEVVGLADAARRRVTKYSLGMKQRLGIAAALLGEPEILILDEPVNGLDPDGIRWIRNFLRDYAAAGRTVLLSSHLMTETADTADDVVVIDHGRIVTQGPLSEVTAGHASLEEAFFALTGDRRGSGR; via the coding sequence GTGATCGAGGCTTTCCAGCTCAGCAAGCACTATCAGCACACCAGGGCCGTCGACGACGTCACGTTCACCGTGCGACCCGGCCGCGTCACGGGCTTCCTCGGTCCCAACGGCGCCGGGAAGTCCAGCACGCTGCGGATGCTCCTGGGGCTGGACGCGCCCACCAGTGGAACCGCGTTGATCAAGGGCACTCGTTATCGAGACCTCCGACACCCGCTGCACACGGTCGGGGCACTACTGGACAACGCGGGCCCGGTGCCGGAGCGCCGGGCGATCGATCACCTCGCCTGGATCGCCCAGTCCAATCGACTCCCCCGAAGGCGGGTGTCGGAGGTACTCGAGGTCGTCGGCCTCGCCGACGCCGCGAGACGACGAGTCACGAAGTACTCACTCGGGATGAAGCAGCGGCTGGGGATCGCCGCAGCGCTGCTCGGGGAGCCCGAGATCCTCATCCTCGACGAGCCGGTGAACGGCCTCGATCCGGACGGGATTCGCTGGATCAGGAACTTCCTGCGTGACTACGCGGCGGCAGGTCGGACCGTGCTGCTCTCCAGTCATCTGATGACGGAGACGGCCGACACCGCGGACGACGTCGTCGTCATCGACCACGGCCGGATCGTCACCCAGGGGCCGCTCTCCGAGGTGACCGCAGGGCACGCCTCGTTGGAGGAGGCGTTCTTCGCCCTCACCGGTGACCGGCGCGGATCGGGACGGTGA
- a CDS encoding EamA family transporter, with protein sequence MTKLVTSPTRIGLAGIALTAFAPVVWGTTYVVTTELLPPGHPLFAALVRALPAGVIALAITRTLPRGTWWLKAATLGVLNIGVFLPLLFISAERLPGGVAATLAAAQPLLVAILAVTVLQQRVSAWTLAWGAAGGVGVGLVVIGPEAGFDAVGVLAGLGGAGAMALGVTLTKRWGRPAGVSPTAFAGWQLAAGGLLLLPVMLLFEGTPPAVDTSAALGYLWLGIPGGLIAYILWFRGVTTLPVTSVAVLTLLSPMVAALLGAVLLGQLLGPIQLLGFAVALAAIVAGQLAPKSSTTKPMKERIDR encoded by the coding sequence GTGACGAAACTGGTGACATCACCGACCCGCATCGGACTGGCGGGCATCGCGCTGACGGCGTTCGCGCCCGTGGTGTGGGGCACGACGTACGTGGTCACCACCGAGCTGCTCCCGCCGGGTCACCCGCTGTTCGCGGCCCTGGTGCGTGCCCTGCCCGCAGGCGTGATCGCGCTGGCGATCACCCGCACCCTGCCGCGCGGCACCTGGTGGCTGAAGGCGGCGACGTTGGGCGTCCTCAACATCGGCGTGTTCCTGCCGCTGCTGTTCATCTCCGCTGAGCGACTGCCCGGCGGTGTCGCCGCCACACTGGCCGCCGCGCAGCCGCTACTCGTGGCGATCCTGGCCGTCACGGTGCTTCAGCAGCGGGTGTCGGCCTGGACGCTCGCGTGGGGGGCGGCGGGCGGCGTGGGCGTCGGGCTGGTGGTCATCGGTCCGGAAGCGGGCTTCGACGCGGTCGGCGTACTGGCCGGTCTCGGCGGTGCGGGTGCGATGGCACTCGGTGTGACGCTGACGAAACGCTGGGGACGGCCCGCAGGCGTCAGCCCGACGGCGTTCGCGGGGTGGCAGCTCGCCGCAGGCGGTCTGCTCCTTCTGCCGGTGATGCTGCTGTTCGAGGGCACACCGCCTGCCGTCGACACGAGCGCCGCGCTCGGCTACCTCTGGCTCGGCATCCCCGGCGGCCTGATCGCCTACATCCTGTGGTTCCGGGGCGTCACCACGCTGCCGGTGACCTCCGTGGCCGTTCTCACCCTGCTGTCGCCGATGGTCGCCGCCCTGCTCGGCGCGGTCCTGCTCGGCCAGCTGCTCGGACCGATTCAGCTGCTCGGTTTCGCCGTCGCCCTCGCGGCGATCGTGGCAGGTCAGCTCGCCCCGAAATCCTCAACCACGAAGCCCATGAAGGAAAGGATCGACCGTTGA
- a CDS encoding alpha/beta fold hydrolase: protein MSERLLPPGALETFVALRGGRVRVLEGSDPGEGVPMLLVHGGGADNAAISWFRLLDPLRRERRVIAPDLPGFGYTEGVPYAETAADMADLLAALLDALAIERVIVCGVSMGGEVAIQFALRHPTRCAGLIAVAAGGLIERYKNPVAHHMAWLATLLPDPILVPLSALANRFVRTALNQMVHDRHTVPPEVVDEFVRESRRPRAGYVYGRYNKAAIGPRRMRNNALGEVHRISVPTLLFHGTADPLVDPAGSVTAADRIDGAELVLVEKCGHWAQLEMHERFLTAVASLTERAEADA from the coding sequence GTGAGCGAACGCCTTCTCCCGCCCGGTGCGCTGGAGACCTTCGTAGCGCTGCGCGGCGGCCGCGTTCGCGTGCTCGAAGGCAGCGACCCCGGCGAGGGCGTCCCGATGCTGCTGGTGCACGGCGGCGGAGCGGACAACGCCGCGATCTCCTGGTTCCGACTGCTGGACCCGCTGCGCCGCGAACGCCGGGTCATTGCCCCGGACCTGCCCGGATTCGGCTATACCGAGGGAGTTCCCTACGCCGAGACGGCGGCGGACATGGCCGATCTGCTGGCCGCCCTGCTCGACGCGCTCGCGATCGAGCGGGTGATCGTGTGCGGGGTCTCGATGGGCGGGGAGGTCGCGATCCAGTTCGCCCTGCGTCATCCCACGCGGTGCGCGGGCCTGATCGCCGTGGCGGCGGGCGGCCTCATCGAGCGATACAAGAACCCCGTCGCGCATCACATGGCCTGGCTCGCCACCCTGCTGCCCGACCCGATCCTCGTGCCCCTGAGCGCACTCGCCAACAGATTCGTCCGCACCGCGCTCAACCAGATGGTGCATGACCGGCACACCGTGCCGCCCGAGGTGGTGGACGAGTTCGTCCGGGAGTCGCGCAGGCCCCGCGCGGGCTACGTCTACGGCCGCTACAACAAGGCCGCCATCGGGCCGAGACGGATGCGGAACAACGCCCTCGGCGAGGTGCATCGGATCAGCGTCCCGACGCTGCTCTTCCACGGCACGGCCGATCCGCTGGTCGACCCGGCGGGCTCGGTGACAGCGGCAGACCGGATCGACGGGGCCGAACTCGTGCTGGTGGAGAAGTGCGGGCACTGGGCACAGCTGGAGATGCACGAGCGGTTCCTCACCGCCGTCGCGTCGTTGACGGAGAGGGCCGAGGCAGACGCCTGA
- a CDS encoding GNAT family N-acetyltransferase, with amino-acid sequence MATRSDGHPATPSAQRSAAASPASDSPGGPSENPAGVAPLIEPDDLGRQAVRDLIAEHLADMHATSPAESVHALDHAGLRAAGVSFWTSWDGGTLLGCAALKQLSPTEGEIKAMRTRPAARGRGVAAHLLAFLIEESRRRGYHRLNLETGSEDFFAPARRLYARHGFVFCPPFADYVPDPNSVFMTRSLSASAPAPADC; translated from the coding sequence ATGGCAACCAGGAGCGATGGTCATCCGGCCACGCCGTCCGCGCAGCGGTCGGCCGCCGCGTCACCCGCATCCGACTCGCCCGGCGGGCCGTCGGAGAACCCGGCCGGGGTCGCACCGCTGATCGAGCCCGACGACCTCGGCAGACAGGCGGTGCGGGACCTGATCGCCGAGCATCTCGCGGACATGCACGCCACCTCTCCTGCGGAGAGCGTGCACGCCCTGGACCATGCGGGCCTGCGCGCGGCCGGGGTGTCGTTCTGGACGTCGTGGGACGGCGGGACGCTGCTGGGGTGTGCGGCGCTGAAGCAGCTCTCGCCCACCGAGGGCGAGATCAAGGCGATGCGGACCCGGCCTGCGGCACGTGGTCGCGGCGTTGCCGCGCATCTGCTCGCCTTCCTGATCGAGGAGTCCCGCCGACGCGGCTATCACCGGCTCAATCTGGAGACGGGCAGCGAGGACTTCTTCGCACCTGCTCGCCGCCTCTACGCCCGGCACGGCTTCGTCTTCTGCCCGCCGTTCGCCGACTACGTCCCCGACCCGAACAGCGTGTTCATGACCCGAAGCCTCTCGGCGTCGGCTCCGGCGCCTGCCGACTGCTGA
- a CDS encoding response regulator, producing the protein MTDAVSDTEALPIRVFLADDDDRFRGAYRKLFDRTAGYRVAGEAADGTQAARRILALAPDVALLDVQMPGGGGLAAARCVLEASDRIRVIMLTTFDLDEYVHEALTLGAAGFLLKNAAPPEVLHAVRTVHAGNAMLAPEVTARLMRRFAPPRPPRRHAFADHTLSEREVQVIRLVARGYSNQRIADELFLSIETVRTYLRRMFAKLDVNDRTHLAVLAYEAGLLHEPR; encoded by the coding sequence GTGACCGACGCGGTGTCCGACACCGAGGCCCTGCCGATCCGGGTCTTCCTCGCGGATGACGACGACCGGTTCCGAGGCGCGTACCGGAAGCTGTTCGACCGCACGGCGGGATACCGGGTCGCCGGGGAGGCGGCGGACGGAACCCAGGCGGCCCGGCGGATCCTCGCGCTCGCACCCGACGTGGCGTTGCTCGACGTGCAGATGCCCGGCGGCGGAGGTCTGGCGGCGGCCCGGTGTGTTCTCGAGGCGAGCGACCGCATCCGGGTGATCATGCTGACGACCTTCGACCTGGACGAGTACGTGCACGAGGCCCTGACCCTGGGCGCGGCAGGCTTCCTGCTGAAGAACGCCGCTCCGCCGGAGGTGCTGCACGCGGTGCGCACGGTGCACGCGGGCAACGCCATGCTCGCCCCGGAGGTCACCGCGCGACTGATGCGCCGGTTCGCGCCGCCGAGGCCGCCACGACGGCACGCGTTCGCGGACCACACGCTGTCCGAGCGCGAGGTGCAGGTGATCCGGCTGGTGGCTCGCGGATACTCGAATCAGCGGATCGCGGACGAGCTGTTCCTGAGCATCGAGACCGTGCGCACCTATCTGCGCCGGATGTTCGCCAAGCTCGACGTGAACGACCGCACTCACCTGGCGGTGCTGGCCTACGAGGCCGGACTGCTCCACGAGCCGCGCTGA
- a CDS encoding LysR family transcriptional regulator: MELHQMRYVVAVAETSSFTRAAQRCLVVQSALSHQIARLERELGARLFDRTSRRVRLTQAGEAFLPAARRCLDAAERAAADVASAVGEIRGRLAVGVIPTVAAVDIPAALRAFHQRYPQVRIGLRVGPSEQLIDQVKEGTLELAFLGLPVTTRPAGVEARRLAEDRLVAVVAPGHRLAGQAEVDLARLADEAFVDLPAGTAGRAQSDQAFAAAGVQREVAFEVTTVDLMMTRLVRQNLCIALLPSHYTPHLTGVVTIPVRDAPARIEYLVWNRVPLGPAATAFLTELDIAVDGAADGS; encoded by the coding sequence ATGGAGCTTCACCAGATGCGCTACGTCGTCGCCGTCGCGGAGACGAGCAGCTTCACCAGGGCCGCCCAGCGGTGTCTCGTCGTCCAGTCCGCGCTCAGCCATCAGATCGCACGGCTGGAACGGGAACTCGGTGCCCGGCTCTTCGACCGCACGAGCCGCCGGGTCCGGTTGACGCAGGCAGGCGAGGCCTTCCTGCCTGCCGCCCGTCGGTGCCTCGACGCCGCCGAGCGGGCCGCCGCCGACGTCGCCTCGGCCGTCGGCGAGATCCGGGGGCGACTCGCCGTCGGAGTGATCCCCACCGTCGCGGCGGTCGACATCCCAGCCGCCCTGCGCGCCTTCCATCAGCGGTATCCCCAGGTCCGCATCGGTCTGCGCGTCGGCCCCAGCGAGCAGCTCATCGACCAGGTCAAGGAGGGCACCCTCGAACTGGCCTTCCTCGGCCTGCCCGTGACGACCCGGCCCGCAGGCGTCGAGGCCCGGCGCCTGGCCGAGGACCGGCTGGTGGCCGTGGTCGCACCCGGCCATCGGCTTGCGGGACAGGCCGAGGTCGACCTCGCCCGGCTGGCCGACGAGGCCTTCGTGGACCTGCCTGCGGGGACGGCGGGGCGCGCGCAGTCTGACCAGGCCTTCGCCGCAGCGGGCGTGCAGCGCGAGGTGGCCTTCGAGGTGACCACCGTCGACCTGATGATGACGCGGCTCGTCCGGCAGAACCTCTGCATCGCGCTGCTTCCGTCGCACTACACGCCGCACCTCACGGGCGTGGTCACGATCCCGGTACGCGACGCCCCCGCCCGGATCGAGTACCTCGTCTGGAACCGCGTCCCCCTCGGTCCGGCGGCGACGGCGTTCCTCACGGAGCTGGACATCGCCGTCGACGGGGCGGCGGACGGGTCGTAG